The genomic segment CGCCCCCCTAAAGAATCTGAGCGTTATTTTGCTTTACTCAAAGTGAGCGAAATTAATTTTGATGCCCCTGAAAATGCTAAAAATCGAGTTTTATTTGAAAACTTAACGCCTTTATTTCCAGACGAACGAGTCACACTAGAGCGTGGTAACGGTAGCACAGAAGATATTACCGCTAGAATTATTGATTTAGTTGCTCCCACCGGAAAAGGACAACGAGGTTTAATTGTATCTCCTCCGAAAGCCGGGAAAACGATGATGATGCAAAACATTGCGCAATCAATTTCGCATAATTGTCCAGACTGCTATTTGATCGTTTTATTAATTGACGAGCGTCCTGAAGAAGTAACCGATATGCGACGTTCTGTTCGTGGCGAAGTCATCGCAAGTACCTTTGATGAGCCGGCAACACGGCATGTACAAGTGGCAGAAATCGTTATTGAAAAAGCGAAACGATTGGTCGAACACAAAAAAGATGTGGTTATTTTATTAGATTCTATCACCCGTTTAGCACGCGCTTATAATACCGTTATTCCTTCTTCTGGAAAGGTATTAACCGGTGGTGTCGATGCAAATGCACTACAGCGGCCTAAACGTTTTTTTGGAGCCGCGCGTAATATTGAAGAAGGTGGTAGTTTAACCATCATCGCTACCGCACTGGTTGATACGGGTTCAAAAATGGATGATGTTATTTATGAAGAATTTAAAGGAACAGGAAATATGGAGATTCATCTTGACAGAAGAATAGCTGAAAAACGTATTTACCCTGCTATCCATTTGAATCGATCCGGTACTCGACGTGAAGAATTACTGGCTAAACCCGATGTATTACAAAAAATGTGGATATTACGGAAAATTTTACAATCTATGGATGAAGTAACCGCTATGGAGTTCTTAATTGAACGCTTAAAAAACACCAAAACCAATGATGAATTTTTTGATTCAATGAAAAAATAATCTTATTCAAATACAGGATTTAAAATTGCATTTCATAGGGAGAACAAATGTTTAAATTGCCGCGCGCTTCGCGCTCGCAATGACGAGTAAACTATTCGCGCGCGCAATAACGAATAAGTTATTTGAGTTTCGTTTCTTCAAGTACGAAGCGTAGATTTAGCTATTTTTAAGTTTTTGTTCTAAATCAGCTAGTACCCCAGGAAGCGTATTTTCAATGAGTGTTGCTAATTTTTTGCAACAAGGCTCTAAAGCACTATCTTTACGCCATAAAATCCCAATTTTTCGTTCTGGTGCTGGAGCAGAAAAAGATTTATTGACTATCAAAGGATGCTCTTCTAAAGCTAATAAAGGCAGCAAAGTAATTCCCGCACCACTTGCCACCATATTTCGCAAAGTTTCTAAACTCGTAGCTCGGTAATTCGTCTTTTCTTTAAGATTACTTTTTTTATGACAAACCTCTAATGCTTGGTCTCTGAGGCAATGCCCTTCTTCCAATAAAAGCAGATTATCGTGGTTTAAATCCTTTAAATGCAATTCTTTAGTATTCTGTAATGCATGCGAGCTAGGCATAACCAGAAAAAAAGGTTCTTTAAATAAAGTTTGCATAGTCATGCCTTTATGCTGAACCGGTAATGCTAATATGACGGCATCTAAGTTTCCCTGATTCAATTGCGTTAAAAGATCCTCGGTTTTATCCTCATATAAATATAACGCAAGTTTCGGTAATTGTTGCTTGATGACAGGTAAAATATGCGGAAGTAAATAAGGGCCTAAACTAGGAATCAGCCCTAAACGTAATTCAGCGGAGAATGGATCTTTAGCTAATTTTGCCAATCTCTCGAGTTCATTCATCGCGCTCAATACATGTTTTGCCTGCTCAACAATACGCAGACCTGGCGCCGTAATTAGAACTTTTTTTTGTCCGCGCTCAAACAATTGCACCCCTAATGCTTGCTCTAGTTTTTTTAATTGTATACTTAAAGTCGGTTGACTCACCGAACACGCTTTAGCTGCCTTTCCAAAATGACGATATTCGGCTAAAGCTAATAAATATTTAAGATCTTTCAGATTCATAATACCTCGAGAGTGAAACAAGCTAGAAGGTGTTTACAATTGTGCTAGGCTGAGAAAAAGCGTTGTTTTTTGAGTATCGTAACGGAGCATACACGTAGTATGTGAGTAACGAAACACAAAAAAACAGCGCTTTTTGGCCAGCATCGTGCAATTGTAAAACCCTCTAATTTTTTATGGCTTTTTTAGCATTGTTAAGAACAGAAATTAAGTATGGTTAGAGTGAGACGCAACTAATTGAATCTCGTATTTGACTGGATTTTCTGGACAAGCTTTTATTCCGCATTCTAAATAAGTAGAAATTCCATTGAGAATGGATAAAAGGAAAACTAAAGCAAAAGCAATATGGGCTAATAATTGCATTCCTTTGGTTTTGGATGGCTCATTATACTCATACTGTGGAAAGACACTAAAAATAATAGAGATATAAATAATAACACCCACACATAAGAGAAACAGCCAGGTATAGAGGTGTAAGCCAAATAAAGGCAGGCCATAACCTGGATCACCTGGGATTACATGAAGAAAGATTTGTCGAACACAAATAGATGCCGTCAATATTGCCGATAAAAGCGATAAAGTATAGTGGGCCGGACGGATCTTAAATTGCACATTTAGTAAAAATCCAAATGCTATGGCTAAGACGCCAATCCGTTGCAGCAAACATAAGGGGCAAGGTAACTCGTGATAGCGTAATTGTAAGATGAAGGCGACTAACAATAAAAAAGCTAAGCCCAAAGCATCTATAGCGTTGAGGGCTTTAATAATGTTGGCTACTTTAGAGGGCTGCATAATAATATCCCTAAAATTGTAGCGATAACTGATTGCTTATATGATGAATAAACACAAACGTTGTTAAAAACAAAAAGACGATAAATAAACCTATAGCAAGCCTGCGCTGCTTGCACCAGGCCAAGAGCACACAAAGACTATAGAAAAAGAATAGTGCTAACATAATCGCCAACTATATAAGTGCTTCTAATCTAGCTTAGTTTTAAAAAAAAATCTATTCTATTACTATAAAATACCTAGAAGATGATGTTATCAGAGCTAAGAAAAAGCACTTACTAAAAGATTACCTTAAGCAGAATGTTTATCTAATATCGATTGTATCCCAGTCCATGCCTTGAGCTTGGGCACCGATTCCACCAAAATTTCATCACTGCTCTGGTGCTCGGCCTCATGCAAGTATTTATAAAGCACCTGGGCATATAGGCTAGCATCCGTGGGCATACAAATCCAAGTTAACTTTTTGTATTTTTTCTTTGCTGGACTCAATCCAAGCACCGTTAATGTTTTATGCTGATTTAAATAATTATCGATGAGGCATTCTAATTCTTGTTTGAAAACTTGCCTTAATAATGGCTTTTTAGATAAGCGATGAGATAATGCTGTTTCAATTTCGTAAGGAATGACGGATTTTAGTTGCTCTAAAGAAATGGCACCTAATCTAAGTATTCGCGGAACGTCAAAAGTGACATCAATAATTGTCGATTCAATGCCAATAGCACAAGGTCCACCATCAATAACAAGTTCAAGTTTACTATCAAATTCCTGTCGGACATGTTCGATTTGCGTAGGGCTAAGATGCGCGGAACGATTCGCCGAGGGTGCGGCCAATCCACTGCCAAAAGCATTTAAGATCGCTTGTGCAATAGGGTGATCGGGAACTCGCAAACCTATTTTATCTTGTCCACTCGTTAATGCGGTCAAAACAGATTTTTCTTTATGTAAAATGAGCGTCAAAGGGCCTGGCCAAAAATGCTGAGCTAATTTTTCAGCCACTGGAGGAATATCGCGAGCCCATCTATCCAGTGGATGTTCTTTTGCTAATAAAACGCTTAACGGTTGATTAGCGGGACGTTTTTTCAGCGCAAAAATTTGCTGGATGGCCAATAAGTTTCCTGCGTCACCTGCCAAGGCATAAACCGTTTCCGTAGGAAAGACTATCAGTTTTCCTTCTTTTAAAAGCTTGATAGCCTTAGCTAGTTCATTTGCATTAATCATTTGGTAAAGCTCAAATTAATAAGCCCCCATACGTAAAAAAGTTATCCGCCACGCTACTAAATAGATTATAATGTCTTACCTTAATTTGAACAAATTGCTTGAAGCGAGCGTTATAGGAAGCGCAACGCATTTAAGTCTTTAATAGATCTTACTCACAGCAATTGAACTTTTGACAAGTGCCGGAATAAAGCGATCGGAGTGTATTAGACATACATGAGGATTGCGAATTAAGCGGCAACACAGACAATGTCAAATGCGAAGCGTATAAAAAGATTGGATTCGTAAAGGACTATGAATAAAATAATCTTAAGCACTATCTATAAATTTTTTAAAAATTTATTTTTTATAGTGATATCATTCACATTACTATCAAACTTAGCATTTGCCGGCTCAAATGCTGATACAGCAAAAAAAAATCCTGAACTCAATATCCCCTACCCAACTATTAATTATCCTAAAGACGTTGCAGTACGCAAACTGATTAAGCGTGGTGAATATTTAAGTAAAGCCGGCGATTGTATCGCTTGTCATACCGATACTAAGCATCAAGGTAGACCCTTTGCCGGTGGGCTGGGAATTTATACGCCTTTCGGAAGCATCTACTCTCCCAATATAACACCAGATAAAACTACTGGCATAGGAGCATGGAGTGATAAAGATTTTATTCGTGCCATGCATGAAGGTATCGCTCCGAATGGAAGCTATTATTTCCCTGTATTTCCTTTCGCTAGCTTCACAAAAATCAATACCAACGATTTATTAGCGATCAAAGCCTATCTATTTAGTTTAACTCCTGTCAAAAAAGCTAACCAGGCCAATGAAATGATGTGGCCATTTAATTGGCGTTTTTTGCAATTAGGCTGGCGAATTTTATTTTTTCGCCCAGGGGCTTATCAAACCGATCACCAACAAATCGAGTCATGGAATCGGGGTGCTTATTTAGTCCAAGGTTTAGGTCACTGCGGCATGTGCCATACTCCTTTAAATTTATTAGGCGCAGAAAAAAAGAAAAACTATCTAACGGGTGGTTTTATTCAAGGTTATTATGCGCCTAACATTAGTGCAAGCGGCTTAAAAAACATCAGCATCGATGATATCCGCGCGGTGTTTACGCAAAACAAAATGTTAAGAAATTCAGGTAGCGTCGCGGGCCCCATGGCAGAGGTTAATAGTAACAGTCTTAAGTATTTAACCATTAACGATTTAAATGCGATGGCCATTTATTTAAAAACTGTAAAAAGTAAAATGCCTTATTCAGCTTTCAGTGGACCTATTACACCCAAAACCGGTCACAAAGTTTATGAGTCTTATTGTGCAGTTTGTCATGCCAGCGGAGCAGCCGGCGCTCCTAAGTTAGGTGATACCGTTGAATGGAAAAAACGTCTAAAACAAGGAAAAAATATTGTTTATGAAAGGGCCATACACGGTTTTAACTCGATGCCACCTAAAGGTACTTGCACCGGCTGCTCAGATGATGCAGTAAAAGCTGCGGTTGATTATCTCATCCTAAATGATCAGGGTGGAACGGCTGCTTCTATTCCTTTACAAGAAATTCCACTCAGTCTAGAAGTAGGAAAACAAATTTACCAACAACATTGTGCCGTCTGTCACGATAATGGGAAATTAGGCGCGCCGATATTAGGAGATAAGATGAGTTGGAAACCCATCATAGCAAAAAATATTGATGTGTTATTTGCGCATACTATTTTTGGGTATAAAAAAATGCCGGCAAAAGGTGACTGCAAAAATTGTAGTAATTCTGAATTGGAAGCGAGCGTAAAATATATGGTAGAACAAAGCAAAACTACTGGAAATTATTCCCTATGGTAAAGTTTTAAACTATACTCTTTGCACTTGAATTTTTGTTTGCGTTGCCTCTCGACTCGCAATCCTCATGTATCTTGAGTAAACGAAGGTTGCTTCACAACGCGGTCCGCTTGCCAAAAAGCCAGCTGTGAGTATAAGCATTTTTAATTGTGTATTCCTTTTATATTTAAGAATTGATTAGATAAAAAGCATCCCAAAAAAGGACAGCGTTGACATGGACCATGTTAAAAGATTTTTTTTAGTTTTTTTTATATGCCTTAATTTTCTAGTAACTCCTGGATTAGCTTTCGCGGCATGGCAAACTAATATGCCGCTGGGCGTAACACCTATCAGTCATGCCATTTATCATTTACATATGTTGGTATTTTGGATCTGCGTGGGAATTGCTGTCGTAGTCTTTAGCATCATGATTTATTCATTAATTCGGCATAGAAAATCCCGAGGCGTCCAAGCTGCGCAATTTCATGAACACTTTGCCTTAGAAGTGGCTTGGGCTATCGTACCATTTATTATATTAATTGTTATTGCGATCCCTGCCACTAAAACCTTGATCAAAATGAATGACAATAGTGATTCTGAA from the Rickettsiella endosymbiont of Aleochara curtula genome contains:
- the rho gene encoding transcription termination factor Rho, yielding MNLTELKKNSPAELVAIADELKIDGLGRLHKKDMIFSILKALAKRGEDISGDGVLEILPDGFGFLRSAEGSYLAGPDDIYVSPSQIRRFNLHTGDTVSGKIRPPKESERYFALLKVSEINFDAPENAKNRVLFENLTPLFPDERVTLERGNGSTEDITARIIDLVAPTGKGQRGLIVSPPKAGKTMMMQNIAQSISHNCPDCYLIVLLIDERPEEVTDMRRSVRGEVIASTFDEPATRHVQVAEIVIEKAKRLVEHKKDVVILLDSITRLARAYNTVIPSSGKVLTGGVDANALQRPKRFFGAARNIEEGGSLTIIATALVDTGSKMDDVIYEEFKGTGNMEIHLDRRIAEKRIYPAIHLNRSGTRREELLAKPDVLQKMWILRKILQSMDEVTAMEFLIERLKNTKTNDEFFDSMKK
- a CDS encoding DUF5993 family protein, with product MLALFFFYSLCVLLAWCKQRRLAIGLFIVFLFLTTFVFIHHISNQLSLQF
- a CDS encoding c-type cytochrome, producing the protein MNKIILSTIYKFFKNLFFIVISFTLLSNLAFAGSNADTAKKNPELNIPYPTINYPKDVAVRKLIKRGEYLSKAGDCIACHTDTKHQGRPFAGGLGIYTPFGSIYSPNITPDKTTGIGAWSDKDFIRAMHEGIAPNGSYYFPVFPFASFTKINTNDLLAIKAYLFSLTPVKKANQANEMMWPFNWRFLQLGWRILFFRPGAYQTDHQQIESWNRGAYLVQGLGHCGMCHTPLNLLGAEKKKNYLTGGFIQGYYAPNISASGLKNISIDDIRAVFTQNKMLRNSGSVAGPMAEVNSNSLKYLTINDLNAMAIYLKTVKSKMPYSAFSGPITPKTGHKVYESYCAVCHASGAAGAPKLGDTVEWKKRLKQGKNIVYERAIHGFNSMPPKGTCTGCSDDAVKAAVDYLILNDQGGTAASIPLQEIPLSLEVGKQIYQQHCAVCHDNGKLGAPILGDKMSWKPIIAKNIDVLFAHTIFGYKKMPAKGDCKNCSNSELEASVKYMVEQSKTTGNYSLW
- a CDS encoding disulfide bond formation protein B, which translates into the protein MQPSKVANIIKALNAIDALGLAFLLLVAFILQLRYHELPCPLCLLQRIGVLAIAFGFLLNVQFKIRPAHYTLSLLSAILTASICVRQIFLHVIPGDPGYGLPLFGLHLYTWLFLLCVGVIIYISIIFSVFPQYEYNEPSKTKGMQLLAHIAFALVFLLSILNGISTYLECGIKACPENPVKYEIQLVASHSNHT
- a CDS encoding L-threonylcarbamoyladenylate synthase, whose amino-acid sequence is MINANELAKAIKLLKEGKLIVFPTETVYALAGDAGNLLAIQQIFALKKRPANQPLSVLLAKEHPLDRWARDIPPVAEKLAQHFWPGPLTLILHKEKSVLTALTSGQDKIGLRVPDHPIAQAILNAFGSGLAAPSANRSAHLSPTQIEHVRQEFDSKLELVIDGGPCAIGIESTIIDVTFDVPRILRLGAISLEQLKSVIPYEIETALSHRLSKKPLLRQVFKQELECLIDNYLNQHKTLTVLGLSPAKKKYKKLTWICMPTDASLYAQVLYKYLHEAEHQSSDEILVESVPKLKAWTGIQSILDKHSA
- a CDS encoding LysR substrate-binding domain-containing protein, whose translation is MNLKDLKYLLALAEYRHFGKAAKACSVSQPTLSIQLKKLEQALGVQLFERGQKKVLITAPGLRIVEQAKHVLSAMNELERLAKLAKDPFSAELRLGLIPSLGPYLLPHILPVIKQQLPKLALYLYEDKTEDLLTQLNQGNLDAVILALPVQHKGMTMQTLFKEPFFLVMPSSHALQNTKELHLKDLNHDNLLLLEEGHCLRDQALEVCHKKSNLKEKTNYRATSLETLRNMVASGAGITLLPLLALEEHPLIVNKSFSAPAPERKIGILWRKDSALEPCCKKLATLIENTLPGVLADLEQKLKNS